From Streptomyces sp. NBC_00690, a single genomic window includes:
- a CDS encoding helix-turn-helix transcriptional regulator, whose product MRTDRLVAILLLLQRREQVTAAEVAQELEISERTARRDLDALAMAGVPVYSMQGRGGGWRLVGGARTDLSGLTASEARALFLVAGPASAATPAVKAALRKLVQALPEPFRAQAEAAASSLVMDPQRWGSDRIERRSPRFLDDLQDAVIRGVQVRIRYVDGKGDESERTVHPLGIVAKGPSWYLVSHTEAGRRTFRIDRVSSADPTDDPVHRPEDFDLAESWREIADEIDRRRTPLELEAVCVPHGMGKLRMVLGGRLVVGGSAADGRIEVVIRGYNEYALAGELAGLVEWIEVTGPPGVRDQLASIGNALVERYG is encoded by the coding sequence ATGCGAACCGACCGGCTGGTGGCCATCCTCCTCCTGCTCCAACGGCGCGAGCAGGTGACAGCAGCAGAGGTCGCCCAGGAGTTGGAGATCTCCGAGCGCACCGCCCGCCGCGACCTTGACGCCCTGGCCATGGCCGGGGTGCCCGTGTACTCGATGCAGGGCCGGGGCGGCGGCTGGCGCCTCGTGGGCGGCGCCCGCACCGACCTGTCCGGGTTGACCGCGAGTGAGGCCCGCGCCCTGTTCCTGGTCGCCGGCCCGGCCTCGGCTGCGACGCCGGCCGTGAAAGCAGCCCTGCGCAAGCTGGTCCAGGCCCTGCCGGAGCCCTTCCGGGCGCAGGCCGAGGCAGCAGCGTCGTCGTTGGTCATGGACCCACAACGATGGGGGTCGGATCGGATCGAGCGCCGATCACCTCGCTTCCTCGACGACCTCCAGGACGCGGTGATCCGCGGGGTCCAGGTGCGGATTCGCTACGTCGACGGCAAAGGAGACGAATCCGAGCGAACCGTCCATCCGCTGGGCATCGTCGCCAAAGGTCCGTCGTGGTACCTCGTCTCCCACACCGAGGCCGGCCGGCGCACCTTCCGGATCGACCGCGTGTCGTCCGCCGACCCGACCGACGATCCCGTACACCGACCCGAGGACTTCGACCTCGCCGAGAGCTGGCGGGAGATCGCTGACGAGATCGACCGCAGGCGAACGCCCCTCGAACTTGAGGCGGTATGCGTGCCCCACGGGATGGGCAAGCTCCGGATGGTGCTCGGCGGTCGGCTTGTGGTGGGAGGCTCTGCGGCCGACGGTCGCATCGAGGTCGTGATCCGCGGCTACAACGAGTACGCGCTCGCCGGCGAGCTTGCCGGGCTGGTCGAATGGATCGAGGTGACTGGCCCGCCGGGTGTGCGGGACCAACTGGCCTCGATCGGCAATGCGCTCGTCGAGCGATACGGCTGA
- the tgmC gene encoding ATP-grasp peptide maturase system methyltransferase, which produces MSTSVQLRATLADALTEDGTLTDSRWRSAVEAIPRELFAGAYFQEVPGGATTHYRPVRQGDAGWLEGIYTDQTLITQLDGRIRPDDVADGTASGSPSSSSTLPSLVLRMWQQLDVRCGQRVLEVGTGTGYSTALGAHRIGDGNLTSIEYDPVVGTAAHSAIKAAGYTPRLIIGDGLRGDPEGGAYDRLIATCSVRYIPVPWLHQVKPGGKILVTLSGWSYASGLALLTVTGPGAATGRFLPGYTSFMIARPHDRPPRPALALLPGEERVSLIDPTVVGTWTGSWVAQLAAPSAERLGMGTEQILLDVSTGSQARTASGTDADWVVVQRGPVPLWDRVEQAVQSWQAAGAPHQEGFGITVSDARQRVWIGSEDGPGWDLPI; this is translated from the coding sequence ATGAGCACATCCGTTCAGCTGCGTGCCACCTTGGCGGACGCTCTCACCGAGGACGGCACGCTCACCGACTCCCGCTGGCGCAGCGCCGTCGAGGCCATTCCTCGGGAACTGTTCGCGGGGGCCTACTTTCAGGAGGTTCCCGGGGGTGCGACGACCCACTATCGGCCGGTCCGCCAGGGGGATGCAGGGTGGTTGGAGGGCATCTACACCGACCAGACGCTGATCACCCAGCTCGACGGTCGCATCCGTCCCGACGACGTTGCGGATGGAACAGCCTCCGGTTCTCCTTCGTCATCCTCCACGCTCCCGTCACTCGTACTGCGGATGTGGCAGCAACTCGACGTCCGATGTGGACAGCGCGTCTTGGAAGTCGGTACGGGAACGGGGTACTCGACCGCCCTGGGCGCGCACCGCATCGGGGACGGCAACCTCACCAGCATCGAGTACGACCCGGTGGTGGGTACCGCCGCACACTCCGCCATCAAAGCCGCCGGATACACCCCTCGGCTGATCATCGGGGACGGCCTGCGGGGAGACCCCGAGGGGGGAGCGTACGACCGTCTGATCGCGACCTGCTCGGTCCGGTACATCCCCGTGCCGTGGCTCCACCAGGTGAAACCGGGCGGGAAGATCCTGGTCACGCTCTCGGGGTGGAGCTACGCGTCCGGATTGGCGCTGCTCACCGTGACCGGCCCTGGCGCAGCCACCGGACGATTCCTCCCCGGGTACACCAGTTTCATGATCGCCCGGCCGCATGATCGTCCACCGCGGCCGGCGCTAGCACTGTTGCCGGGTGAGGAGCGCGTGAGCCTGATCGACCCTACGGTCGTCGGTACGTGGACGGGAAGTTGGGTCGCCCAGCTCGCCGCGCCTTCGGCAGAGCGGCTGGGGATGGGGACGGAACAGATCCTGCTGGACGTGTCCACCGGTTCGCAGGCGCGGACGGCTTCCGGGACCGATGCGGACTGGGTCGTTGTGCAGCGCGGGCCGGTGCCGTTGTGGGATCGGGTCGAGCAGGCAGTACAGAGTTGGCAGGCGGCCGGGGCGCCGCATCAGGAGGGCTTCGGCATCACGGTCTCGGACGCCCGGCAGCGGGTGTGGATCGGCAGCGAGGACGGTCCGGGTTGGGATCTGCCGATCTGA
- the tgmB gene encoding ATP-grasp ribosomal peptide maturase, with product MGDQRGSVLVLTNKYDVTADLVLRILAERHVRVVRLDPGADLPTDASLTTTYRTGSQRGTLRTASRELDLTAVRSVWVRRASPYKGPGELPEQERRFAADQLLWGAGGILASLPGAHYLNHPWDNRASEHKPAQLATAQRVGFQIPDTLITNDVQEARAFTTLYTGGVVYKPLWGSRYSVAGKPQAVWVREVSEPEITAGVATCPHMFQARVDKVHDVRVTAVGQHLFGLRINSPELDWRHRQDLMRCTPIAVPEAVALSIAAYLRASRLVYGAFDFAVTDGGVWYFLECNPNGQWAWQPPLITDAVARAISDQLQNGSDT from the coding sequence ATGGGTGACCAACGCGGATCGGTGCTCGTACTGACCAACAAATATGACGTGACCGCAGACTTGGTGTTGCGGATACTCGCCGAGCGACACGTTCGGGTGGTCCGACTCGACCCCGGCGCCGACCTCCCCACTGATGCCTCCCTGACCACCACCTATCGCACGGGCTCCCAGCGGGGCACTCTGCGCACGGCAAGCCGCGAACTCGACCTGACTGCGGTTCGCTCGGTATGGGTGCGCAGGGCATCGCCGTACAAAGGGCCTGGCGAACTGCCCGAACAAGAGCGGCGGTTCGCTGCCGATCAGCTGCTGTGGGGGGCAGGTGGCATCCTGGCGTCCCTGCCCGGGGCGCACTACCTCAACCACCCCTGGGACAACCGAGCGTCCGAGCACAAACCGGCCCAGCTCGCCACCGCGCAGCGGGTCGGCTTCCAGATACCCGACACATTGATCACGAACGACGTACAGGAAGCGCGGGCGTTCACAACCCTCTACACCGGCGGTGTGGTCTACAAGCCTCTGTGGGGCAGCCGGTACTCGGTGGCCGGCAAGCCCCAGGCTGTATGGGTCCGGGAGGTGAGCGAGCCGGAGATCACCGCGGGAGTGGCGACGTGTCCCCACATGTTCCAAGCCCGGGTCGACAAGGTCCACGACGTGCGCGTGACGGCCGTGGGCCAGCACCTGTTCGGGCTCCGGATCAACAGCCCCGAACTCGACTGGCGCCACCGACAGGACCTCATGCGGTGCACACCGATCGCCGTGCCCGAGGCGGTTGCGTTGTCTATCGCTGCCTATCTCCGTGCCTCTCGTCTGGTGTACGGCGCCTTTGACTTCGCAGTGACCGATGGCGGGGTCTGGTACTTCCTGGAGTGCAATCCCAACGGGCAGTGGGCATGGCAGCCGCCCCTCATCACCGACGCTGTTGCCCGTGCCATCTCTGACCAACTACAGAACGGGTCCGACACATGA
- the tgmA gene encoding putative ATP-grasp-modified RiPP, whose translation MGPYAATVTVPEFTPVIDPDTQIAVIVDEQGRRVELGDHGTSTSGLTPTATSPGDGSQPGTATDSDSTESYDQDQSGDG comes from the coding sequence ATGGGTCCGTACGCGGCCACCGTCACGGTCCCGGAGTTCACGCCCGTGATCGACCCCGATACTCAGATCGCCGTGATCGTGGACGAACAGGGGCGCAGGGTCGAACTCGGCGACCACGGTACGAGCACGAGTGGTCTCACACCCACGGCAACCAGCCCCGGCGACGGGTCTCAACCAGGCACGGCAACCGACTCCGACAGCACCGAGTCCTACGACCAGGATCAATCAGGTGATGGGTGA
- a CDS encoding tetratricopeptide repeat protein: MMASKNPNRQLAAVIEEAGCTYEALAREVRTVAAEAGEPLHTSRSAIHSWVAGGTPAGKTAAYLAEALTRKAKRRVTTGEIGLGCGGTKEHLGPDPLATAADLGRYVILRRRNFLNSAFATAAASLPLAYDHDAVTTTLRAVRSVGRVGTEEIFTVRAVTETFRSADDKLGGGHGLSTVAVYLSDTVVPMLRAIFPSESVRRAAFGAAAELACLVGWKHHDLGREGAAQQFYLLGYQLACEADPHGHAAWMMRALTHQALDLRHMAHSVELAEASMARARGRVDRRTEALLLVTAARAYGANRMPEKASAALLSAEDAMGASADAVPSYAAASGPVASTVASHMGKTLTEMKDHRAAERHYRAALEGRTAQTYQRVRGLTMANLAKSVAAQRRHEEAVIWWNRSLDLMTGVDSVRSRKEVSRVRSAMVVYEKRGVPGAAELAQRAAELAFPSG; this comes from the coding sequence ATGATGGCGAGCAAGAACCCCAACCGGCAATTGGCGGCCGTCATCGAAGAGGCTGGGTGTACCTACGAGGCTCTGGCCAGGGAGGTCCGAACCGTCGCGGCAGAGGCTGGGGAACCTCTGCACACGTCCAGGTCGGCCATCCATTCCTGGGTCGCAGGAGGCACTCCAGCGGGCAAGACGGCCGCCTATCTTGCTGAAGCCCTCACCCGAAAGGCCAAGCGCAGGGTGACTACGGGCGAAATCGGGCTGGGTTGCGGGGGAACCAAGGAGCATCTGGGACCTGACCCGCTGGCCACTGCTGCCGACCTTGGAAGATATGTGATCCTCCGTCGTCGGAACTTCCTCAACTCCGCATTCGCCACCGCAGCCGCGTCTTTGCCCCTGGCCTACGATCACGACGCTGTCACCACCACTCTTCGCGCGGTGAGAAGTGTTGGCCGGGTAGGGACCGAGGAGATCTTTACGGTCCGGGCGGTCACCGAGACGTTCCGGAGCGCGGATGACAAACTCGGGGGAGGGCATGGTCTCTCAACCGTGGCGGTCTATCTGAGTGACACAGTGGTGCCTATGCTCCGGGCGATCTTCCCGTCGGAGTCCGTGCGTAGAGCGGCCTTCGGCGCAGCGGCTGAGTTGGCTTGTCTCGTCGGGTGGAAACACCACGATCTCGGCAGGGAAGGCGCTGCCCAACAGTTCTACCTGCTCGGCTACCAACTGGCATGTGAGGCTGACCCGCACGGCCATGCGGCCTGGATGATGCGCGCGCTCACCCACCAGGCTCTTGACCTGCGCCATATGGCGCACAGCGTGGAGCTGGCCGAAGCCTCGATGGCCCGGGCCCGGGGGCGGGTGGACCGCAGGACGGAAGCACTGTTGCTGGTGACCGCGGCCCGCGCCTATGGAGCCAATCGCATGCCGGAGAAGGCTTCTGCCGCATTACTCAGCGCGGAGGACGCGATGGGTGCCTCTGCCGATGCTGTTCCCTCCTACGCCGCCGCTTCTGGTCCTGTCGCGTCCACCGTCGCATCGCACATGGGCAAGACCTTGACCGAGATGAAGGACCACAGGGCGGCCGAACGGCACTATCGCGCGGCCCTTGAGGGGCGTACGGCGCAGACGTATCAGCGGGTTCGTGGTCTGACCATGGCCAACCTGGCGAAGTCTGTCGCGGCCCAGCGTCGGCACGAGGAGGCCGTGATCTGGTGGAATCGGTCCTTGGACCTCATGACCGGCGTGGACTCCGTCAGAAGCAGGAAAGAGGTGTCCCGGGTGCGCTCGGCCATGGTCGTGTACGAGAAGCGCGGCGTTCCCGGAGCGGCTGAACTGGCACAACGTGCCGCTGAACTTGCCTTCCCATCAGGCTAG
- a CDS encoding glycosyltransferase family 2 protein: MRSGAMGVTLGVVVLTMGDRNPDLLALLESVEAQDGEPAKVVVLGQGAGLPELPAAVTGVELPENVGIPAGRNAGVRWLREHGGVDVVVVLDDDGLLPRTDTLELVRESFVANPRLGVVSFRIVDEDGLTQRRHVPRLGASDPTRSGEVTTFLGGGHAIRMSVIDEVGEFPGRFFYAHEETDFAWRALDAGWEIHYRADLLLRHPRTEPSRHGAYYRNTGRNRVWLAKRHLPAALIPVYLATWALYTVARRPPLAGLVSWWAGFFEGVRTPCPPRRPIRWRTVWRMTRLGRPPVI; encoded by the coding sequence ATGAGATCAGGTGCAATGGGCGTCACGTTGGGTGTGGTGGTACTGACGATGGGGGATCGCAACCCTGATCTCCTGGCCCTGCTGGAGTCGGTCGAGGCTCAGGACGGAGAGCCCGCCAAGGTCGTGGTGCTCGGCCAGGGAGCGGGGCTTCCCGAGCTTCCGGCCGCTGTGACGGGCGTGGAGCTCCCGGAGAACGTGGGGATTCCCGCCGGCCGGAACGCCGGGGTTCGATGGCTTCGTGAGCACGGCGGTGTTGATGTCGTGGTGGTCCTGGACGACGACGGTCTGCTTCCTCGGACCGACACCCTGGAACTGGTCCGGGAGTCCTTCGTCGCGAATCCACGCCTTGGAGTGGTGAGCTTTCGGATCGTGGACGAGGACGGTCTGACGCAACGCAGGCACGTTCCCCGCCTGGGTGCCTCCGATCCGACGCGCTCGGGTGAGGTCACGACCTTCCTGGGAGGCGGGCACGCCATTCGGATGAGCGTGATCGACGAGGTCGGCGAATTCCCGGGACGGTTTTTCTACGCGCACGAGGAAACCGACTTCGCATGGCGGGCTCTGGACGCCGGCTGGGAGATCCACTACCGGGCGGATCTCCTGCTACGCCACCCCCGTACCGAGCCCTCCCGGCACGGCGCCTACTACCGGAACACGGGACGGAATCGAGTGTGGCTGGCCAAACGCCATCTGCCGGCCGCTCTGATTCCGGTGTACCTCGCGACGTGGGCGCTCTACACCGTGGCTCGTCGACCACCCCTGGCTGGCCTTGTCTCGTGGTGGGCCGGGTTCTTCGAAGGAGTTCGGACTCCCTGCCCACCGCGCCGCCCGATCCGATGGCGGACGGTGTGGCGGATGACCCGATTGGGCCGTCCTCCGGTCATCTGA